GTCATTCGAATATAAATCTTTCATTTTATTGTCGAAATCGACAATTGTTGCCTTAGTTTTTGTGAAATTCCATTTTTGACCGTTTGATTGGTCGACAATTTCATCTATCATTTGCTCAACTTCTTTCATAAGGCATATGTATTACGTGCTGTTTTCGCTTAATTAATTCGTTTAACCTTTTATTAAAACAATTTCATCTGCACTAACTTGCACAAAAGTTCCTGACCCTAAAGCTCGAATTCTAATCCCCTTTTGAACATTTGGATGAATTTCAATAATTTCATAGACAACTTCATTATCAACTGCGAGTCTAACCCGCTGGCCAATTTTAAACTTTTCCATAACAACATCATTTTTTTGTAAATACTTTCATTACTTGAAAAATTAGTATCTAACCATGTTTTTCTTGATTGCCCACTATACTATTTGTATTGTGGTTTGATTGAATTAGCACCTCTTCAACCCAACTTTCTCAACCAAATATATCACACCCTTACCCCAACCTAAAGTCGGTTTATTTAACGTAGAATATTTTGGGTTTAACGTAATGGGGAAAAGTGGAAAGATAGCAGGCAGATTTTGCTAACCCTCCTGCAGCTGGTAGATAAGTTGAATAATTGCCCTTGTACCGGCTGGTAGCCCGTTATGGCTTAAATCAACAAACTCCAGCTTGTGAGCGTTGGTGCGGGTTCTGGCGTTTAGTAAATTGAGGCGTTGCACTATAATATCCAAACCCTTTCCGTTGCCATCCGATTTTTTCAGGTTTTTGGTATACTCCCTACCAACGCCATTATCCTCAACTGCAATAACCAACTGGTTATCGTTTTTCGAAATTTCTACCTTTATTAACCCACGGCCAGCATGGTTTCGGACGCCGTGCTTTATGGCATTTTCCACAAGCGGTTGTATAAGCATCGGGGGCAGCATAACATTCCAGTCGTCCAGCTTATTTGAAAAGGTGACCTGAAACGTATTCTGGAATCGTATCTTCTCAATCTCAACGTATTTTTTCAAAAATTCAATTTCTGCTGAAAGAGGAATATACTCCTCTGCAGCATTGGCAAGGTTGGCCCGTATCACGCTGGAAAGGTTGCCAATAAACGTTAATCCCTCCTCAACATTTCGGTCGAGCACATATCCCTGAATCGATTGCAGAGAGTTAAATATAAAGTGTGGGTTCATTTGCAGCTGCAGGGAGCGCAGCTGCAGCTCTGAATTGCTTGTAATAAGGGCCGACCTTTCCTCGTGCTGTTGGTTCAGTCGAATAATACGGATTTTTACAATAAGAAAAATAAACAGGATGATGAGCAAAGCGAGGGGAACCAAAAACCAAAGCTCGAGCCAAAACGGCAACCTCACTTTAAACGAAATGGTCTTGAGATACACGGTTCTGTTCTCCTTATCGAACGCCTGCAGAGTAACGGTATAGCTGCCCGATCGTGGCGACTCCATGTTAACCTTACTGCCAACAACCCAGCCTCCATCATTCACCCGGTAGCTATAGCTCATGTTTTTTGCCGAAGGGTATTTAATCACACAAAACTCCAGCTCGATTGAGTGAGTAGAAAAAGGTAGAGACTGATCCTCAATTTCGGCGAGCTGCGCTGCCTTTCCGTTTATGAAAACACCTTGCACTAGAATATTTAGCTGCTGTTTAAGCTCACGGTCGGGACTAATCTTAATAATCCTGTCGGTGGTGTGTACGTACACATTGCCAAACCTGTCCCTAATTGGCCCCACCGCCGATATGGCATCATAGCCATTGTAGGAGTTGTAAAAATGGTCCACCTGTGGCTGCTTACCCTTTAGGCTATCTAACCTAAAAATATTCAACCCCAAGTTGGTAGATAGCAATAGCTCCTTACCCGTAAATATTAGCCAGTTGCAGTAGGTGCCTGTAATACCAGCATTTTGAGGTGTAAGTATTTTTCGAACAAATAGGCTATCGGAAAGGCCCAGCTCCAACAGGTTGCCGTTGGCAGAGCAGCACCAAATATTGCCACCGTCATCCTTGGCAATATCGGTGAGATTGTTGTCGAGGGATGAGTTGGAATCGTTCAGCGAATATATCCGCTCATGCCTTATGGCATACACCCCATTAAATCTAGAAGCACAGTAGAAAACTCCTTTCGACTCAACAATCTTAAAAATTTCATTCAGTAATCCGTTTGGTGCTCTTAGCGTATCGTAGTCCAACACTCTGCTTAAGCTGAGGGACGGATGGTAGCAAAGCGGTTGGTAGAGAACTCCGGAGTAGGCAGCATGGCCCTTAATCAACTTAACCGCCCCCAGGCCAATGGCAATGTATTGCTTCAGGTCTGGAATGGAGATAATCCCCTTAGTAGTCTGAACATAGAGCTGTCCATCGTTCTCCAAAAAGTTAGACAATTCAATCGTCCGATGCGAACTGAACAGATTGCCAAACCGCTCATCAGTCTTATCCAATATCTTGTTGTAAGTTCGCAACACCCTATTTAGCATCACAGTACCATCAATTACTTTAACAAGTTGCCCCTCCTTAAAAAGGAAAACGCCCTTCTCGGTAAGCACCATAGTAGAATCGCCCACAATAGCCATATCGAGAATGTTGCCATTCTTGCTACAGGAGTATTCCGTAAAGGGCGATTGGTAGGCGCAGTAGAGTCCGTTATCGGAAGCAATCCAAACGGTTTTGGATTTGGGCTCCTCATAAATTTTCCAAACCGATTGAGCATTTATACTAATGGGCTTTTCAGAATAGCTATCCCCGAAAACAAGCTTGCCAAAAGAACCCCTAAACCTCCCTTCGCCCCAACCACCAAGCCACAGCTCCTTGTTACGGTATGGCATCATAGTCCAAATAAGGAACTGGCTATCAACTGGCGCATAAACTCGCGTCAAATTAACATTGGTGAGTGGGCAAGAGTAAATCAGATTTCCTCCATTATAGTATAGGGAGTCGTTCATTACTGCCGAAGCAAAGTGCCCATTGGCTGAAATCCTTTTGGCATAAAACTTGCGATTATTTTTGCCTTCAACCATTAGCTTATACAAACCGTTCAACTTCCATCCTAAATTGGTAAAAAAAACATGTCCACCGCCCTCAGCAATTGACGTAGTGGCTGCTTTTTTTTCTGAATCCTTCGGAAATTCAACCGGAATGAGCGTGGTGTCTTGAAGATTAAAAAGCCCGTAATCTGTTCCAACCAGCAAAGTCTTAAAACAGCTGCTGTAATGCAGGCTTCGAAATGAGTTGGGGTAAGGCCCATTGGTATGCAGAATTTTCACCACCGAATCGTTCCTAATTGCAGCCAATCCAGATCTGTAACAGCCAACAAAAAGGTTGTTTTGGTTATCGAACTCCACTGCCCACACAGCGTTGGAGGGTAGCCCATCGGTTTTGTAGAAGTTCCTAAAACTGTTGCCATTGTAGCACGATAGCCCCTTCTCAGTGGCAATCCATAGGTTCCCGAACCTGTCGGCCTTAATGTCATGAACCACATTGCCCGCCAAACCATCCTCCTCGGTAAAGTGTGCGGTGGGCTTTTGCTGAGCCATGCTGGTGTGTGTGATAGCGATTAACAGCACCAAAAGCAAAAATAGAAGTCTATTTATCAATGGGCTAACATTTTCTTGATGTCGTTGGTAATTATTGTGCTGTTTCGCACCGATACGGGGACTTTCATCCCGCTTTTAAGCAAAACATAGCTTTCATTGGCCTTTACAAACTTTCTTATATAGAAAATGTTAACCAGATACGATTTGTGCGTTCGATAGAAATGCATTGCTGGCAGTACTTCCTGCATACTCTTCAGCGTTTTTGTAACCGTTATCTTTTTCCCTAGGTTTGTCACTATTACGGCATAGGATTGGTCGGCGTAGCAGTATTCAATATTCTTGGTGCTCTCCATTATAAAACCGTTTTCAACATCGAGCACCACATTCACGCCCGGCATTTCAGCGGTTGTAAGTACATTAATCCTATCCTCGAGCTCCCGCTGCTGCTGTTCGTCCTCAATTTCATGGGCGACCTTCTGAAGGGCCTCCCTGAGTTCCAAAAAGTTTATGGGCTTTAAAAGGTAGTCCGTTGCTGAATTCTTAAGGGCTTCAATTGCATATTGGCTATGGGCGGTGACAAAAATGACCCTAAATTGAGGCTCTTTGAAGTAGTCGTAAATTTCCAAGCCACTCTTGTTGGGCATGTCAATATCCAAAAAAACTAACTCAGGTTTGGTTGAGTTAATTAGCTTGATACCCTCATCGAGGTTATGGGCACTTCCCAGCACCTTAACTGGAGTATTGGTAAAATCCTTGAGCAACTGCGATAAAACGCTAATGGCATTTTGCTCATCATCAATAATAACAGCAGTAAGCATGCACTTTTGTTTTCAAAATTACGATGAAATAGATGAAAACCAAACCGATTTATTTAAAGTTGCCCAATAGGGGTTAACCGTAATCAAATGCTTCCATTAATACTGATAATGGTGCAGTTACTAGCAATAATAACATTGGCCGACATAACAACCTTGATATAAGAACATTTAGAGTAGCAAAACCAACAATTAGCGTATTTACTTACACTAATGATATTCCAGTAGTTAATGGAGAAATTCAACTTCCAGCAGATAATGACATTGATTTCGATAGCCAGATACGCCAACTATCAGATACGGAATATTTCGAATATAATGAAAATGGTAATTTTTTTCTAACCATACCCTGCAATAGAGCTAAGGTAATTACTGATGAAAATGGTCAAGACGTGTATATTGATGAGAATTCGCCTAGCGGTGTATTTACCAAATTCTTTGGTATGATACTTATTGAATATCCAGATTTAAATGACCTGCCACAAAATTCTGGTTGGTCACACAAATTTTTTGGTCATGATAATGAATATAAGGCACGTGGCTGGTTTAAAATACCACAAAGTGTTGGTTTACTGAGTGATACTAATCAAGACAATCCTAATGGTATTTATCCCCCAGAATACATTACCGCAAACAATAATGCATGGAGAAGAGAGTATCAGGAATTCAGCGGTGGTAGCATTTATAGTGTTGCACAATTCTATCCAACCAAGTGGGGTGCTAGTGGTGCTGGTGGTCAGAATTTTGAAAACAGTTTCACTAATAGTAGTGGTGTTGGCTATAACTATGCTGAAATTGCTGGTGCTTGGTTTAAAACCGCAGGATTGGATTGGGTCGTTCAATCAGAACAAACGGATAACCAAAATTATCTTGTACAGCCATATAGTGGCAGCAGCACAACTCCAACATACTATAAGTATAATTTCTCGCCCAATGTCGTTAATTTTAATTCCAGCCTTCCAGCATATAGTGCAGATACATTCTTTGGTGGACAGTGGCTGAACTTCTGCCTGATGTTTCCACAATACGGTTGGTCATATGGCAACCATCTTAACTATGCCGATGTTTACCATAACGATTTTGAGGGTGGTTCACCTAACTTTGTTACCGATAACCAGCAGAAAATATTTGCAGGTTTAGTTAATACTAAGTTCTTATTGAAGGGTGATGCGTTTCAAACAGCATTTATTAACCTACCTAAGCTGGAACTTTCTAAGCTGCTTCAAGTAGATTTAAAGGGTATTAATGTTACTAGGTGGAATGGGGGGTCAGAAAAAGATGTTAATGGTTATAAAAATCAATTTGACATTCAACTTACACCAAACTATTACAAGTATGCAAAAGTAAAGGAAAGAAGTTCGTACTTTTCAAGCAATACCGATGGACGAACCTACAATGCCTTTGGTTGGGATGAGTGGGATAGGTCACCAAACGCCTATACATATCCGTATAATACATATATTTCTAGCACAGATAATAGAAGTGCCTACCTGTTTAAGGGCATGTATGGGAATGATTGCATAAAAATGCTATCGGACTTTGGTGTGATTTAAAATAAAAAACCTCGAAATTACTTCGAGGTTTTTTAAAATACTATGGATGGTTACTATTGCTTGCTCAATACATATCGAAATGTATGTCCACCACCGCTTAAATCTAACGCCATTGTATTGTAATCTGGTTCTAATGGCAATGATGCAATGGTGAATACTTGAGAATCATATTGACCATTAGATAGAGTTAGTGTTGTATTATCTGAGCTAAGCGTCCAAGAAGTATATACGTAGTGCATTGCAGAATTAATTCTATCTGTTTCAATAGCATTACCATTCAGAATAAATTCAAATTGACGTTGTCCTACCACATTACTCAATTGACCATCGTAGTAGGTAGCGGTATTAATCCACTTGCCCACGATGTGAGCCACCATAGGGTTGGTAGGGGTAGGAGGAGGAGTAGGATTAACAGCATCATCCTTCTTAGAGCAGCTTGCACTCATCAGTGCAACCATTAGCATCATTGTAATTAAGTAAGTTAGCTTCTTCATTTTGTTTAAAGTTTTAGTTTCATGCCAATTTCTTCCGTTGCTTTGCTGGCTGGGGTTGGCTTCTTTACAGCCGCAAACCGCTAAGACAATATACTTGCTGCATCATTATAAAGTTGTAGGCGTTTTTTTAACGTAGCGTTTTGGGGAATGAACGTTTAGTAGATATAGGATAAACATGCTATTTCGGTTAAATTACCCCGCGCCTCAGCGGGGCTTGATATCTTAGCCTGAGAGAGCGGTGCACGATCAAATGGCATCAAAATCTTCCCGGCTGCCATGCACCACCTTCCAATACCAGCACCCCAGCGGGGTGCAATCTTTGTAGAAATGGATTGTTGTTAGGAGCAGGCGGTGCGCATTGGTTTAGTGTTCAAGGCACTTTAGTTACCCCGCACAGCAATGATACAAGGGGAATAAGAAGGGGTTACAAGAAGTCGTAGCGCAGCGAAGATCCCGCGAAAGCGATGTTAGAGGAATTCAGGGAAGATCACCAAATGGTGCGGCATAATGATTTGCATCTCTAATCCATTACAAAATGAGCCTATCTCAACATTGGGTTACCAAATTTTTTCTACCTTAATCACTTCAAATCAAACGAAAAATTCGATGAGCAAAATTGGCTTGGTTCTTGGCGGTGGCGGCGCACGTGGATTCGCCCTTCTTGGCGTGGTGAAGGCACTCTACGAGAAGAATATCTTTCCCGATATGATTTCTGGCGTGAGCGCGGGCGCACTGGCTGGTGTTTTTTTGGCTGATGGAAAAACTCCCGACGCCATTCATGAGCTGTTTAAGCACACCAAGTTCTTCAGCTTCCCCTCCATTCACCTGCCCATGACCGGCCTGATGAGCATCGACCACATCACCAAGACCTTGGATGAAAATATTACCGTTAAGGATTTAAAGGACCTTCGAATACCTTTTTTCGCAGCTGCGTCAAACCTCAATGCAGGGCGCATAGAGTATTTTAACCAGGGACCACTCTCAACCATCATAACCGCCTCTGCCTCCATACCGGTGGTGTTTGCACCTGTAAAAATTAACGGAAATCTTTATGCCGACGGGGGCGTTTTCGACAACCTGCCAGTGGCTCCGCTACTGGGCAAGTGCGACAAGATTATTGCCGTGCACGTCACCCCCTTTCAGCACCTGGATAAAATTGGCAACCTGGTGCAGATTGCCACCCGCACCTTTCACCTAATGGTAAACGCCAGCACCGAGCACACAGTAGAAAAGTGTGACGTACTTATTGAGCCTAGAGAGCTCACAAACTTTGAGATTTGGGACGTAAGCAAGGCCGATGAGATGTTCGCCGTTGGCTACGAATACACAAAACAGATGAAGATATTACTCTAGTATCAGCCCGTTCGGCTGATCATTTCCAGCGCATCGAGGTTGAGTATTTCGATAACACCTTCCGTATCGCTGATAACCCCATCGCTCTTAAGGTCGTTAAGCACGCGGATGGCGCTCATGGTGGACATTCCCGTAAACTCTGCCAAATCCTTGCGCGACAACGTCATCTTAAACCGCTTCGACTTAAACACATCCTTAGCCAAGTGCAGCAGCGCTGATGCAATTCGGCCATTCATCTGCCTATTGGTCATATCGTAAAGCAGCCGATAGGCAAACAGGGTGGTCTCATTTATTCGTCGAATAAGCTGGCTAGCAAACTCGCCATTGGTTTGTATAAGGTTCCTTACCACGTTTATCTCGATGAGGCAAAGGGTAGAATCCTCCACCGCGGCTACGGAAAAATCGAACGTACTTTTGCCGTAAACGGAGGAAAGTCCAATAATTTCACCTGGTGGAAAGAAATTAATAATTACATCGTTATGGCCAGAATCTCCCTCAAGGTATAGCTTCACTAATCCTTGCTTGATATACATTACGTGAGAGGCAAACACTCCCTGCTTGGCAATTATCTCCTTCTTCTTAAACGAAATCTCCACCTTGCTCTGATCAACAAGGCCAAGCTCATCGTGTCCCAACTTCTTGAAACACTCCGACTTCGATTGACAAAAGATACAATTGGCGACATTGGTGTTGCTCATGTTCTCAAATTGTTTGCAATGGCTAATGTAAGAAGTAATTAGATGCACAGCATGAAAAAAGTAGATATTTGTCTACTGGCTAACAGCCATATTTATATATATACCTTGCTTCATGTTTGCGGCGCAAAACTAGTTAATTTTCTATCCGCATGTAACTTGCACCCCATAATTTATCTTGAAAATGGAGGTAAGTTCAAAGCAGAATATTCAAACCTACGGATACATAACTAAGCAAGAGCAGCTCACTACCGAGGCCGCATTTGCCAGCTATGATTCACTGATTCTATCTGTAACTAAACCATTTCCCGGGTACGAAGGTTCAAACGCCCTCGATTCAAAGCCCACCTATGTTTACCTTGGTGTTGACCAGCCCTCAACGGACAACAGTGAGCATATATTCAGAATCACCAAAAGCCTGAGGCAAACATACCATCGAGAATTTGACGCCTGCCCAGGAAGACTAACCCTTTACAACAAGTTTCAGTCGGCCATTCGGGTTATGCTCTCGGAGGAATCTTCCGTTGCGGACATCATATCCCTATTCAACCTCTACGGGGTTACCTTTTCGAAGAACCAGCCAATTGCGCCCTACATCAGCATGGTGAATGTCTACAAGTTTTTTGAGCTGAAAAACATTGCCGACGGCCTATGGACAAGCAACAAAAATCTCGACTGCAAATACTTTCATATCTCTAAATTTCTGAAATGGCCCGACTTCGAAAAAATTGTAATGGAGGTAAAGCAAACGCCCGGTTTTAGCAACTTCGATTTTGCCCAAGCAGCCATGCACAGCCGGTACGGACTGGATGATTTCATACGAGTTTACTCCAAGGAAACTACCATTGAACACCTGCAGGAACTTCGTGCCCTTGTTCAAAGAACCATAGATAAGTATACCATATAACAATCAGCAAAATGAAACAACTCAAAAACGGTGTGGTGCTGTTTGCAATCCTTCTCATAATTTGGGGGCTGCTCAACAACACCTTCGATCCCATAGTGTGGATAACGGGAGCGGCATTGGCGCTGGTCATTGCAGCATTCTCGGCACCACAGCTGAAGGTCTTCTCCGACATCCGGCTAACTCCTGCAGCATTTCTCTACACCATTATCTACCTGGTGGTATTTGCCAAGGATCTGCTGCTCTCCAACCTCGACGTGGCCCGACGGGTAATTTCGCCAAAAATGCCGATTAACCCAGGCATAGTTGAGGCTAAAACTACCCTTAAGTCGCCCATGGCTCGCATGATACTGGCCAACTCCATTACCCTTACCCCGGGCACATTTACGGTGGAGATGCGGGAAGAGATGCTTTACATTCACTGCCTCGACGTTACCACCACCAACACGGAGGAGGCAACTATTGCGCTTGTTAGAAAATTTGAAAAATATCTGGAGGTAATTTATGGTTAACGTGATATTGACTGTGGCTCTGTTCATAGCCATTCTCAGCATACTGCTGTCGCTCATACGATTTATTAAGGGGCCAACTAGCGCTGATAGGCTGGTGGCTTTCGACGTAATGACCGTAACCTCGGTGGCCATTATTGGACTGATAACCTACCTAACTGGCCGAATTATCTACCTCGATGTGGCTATAGTTTACGGTCTGCTAAGCTTTTTGGGCGTTCTGATTGTTGCCCGATACTTCGAAAAGGGACTCTAACACTTACAAGAAGATACAAGATGAACTATATGGAACTAATTGGAGCATTACTGGTACTAGCAGGGTCAATTTTCCTACTGCTGGCCTCGGTTGGATTACTCCGCATGCCCGACTTCTACACCCGAATACAGACCAGCACCAAGGCCTCTACGCTTGGCACCATTCTAATATTTATGGGCATTGGCTTTCTTATGCCGGGATGGATTGGCAAGGTAGTAACGCTCATACTATTTGTGCTCATTACCAACCCCATCTCATCGCATGTGCTGGCCAGAGCGGCTCACCACATTGGCATTCCTCTAACACCTGTTTCCGTAGCCGATGACCTGAAGCGCGACAACGACCAGCTGGAGCAAACCGATAACGCAAACAAATGAATGTTGCTATGATATACTTAATCCTCACCTTAATCCTCAGCTTGGTGATGCTGGTTGGAGCGGTAATGGCCATCCACCACCCAAAGCTGTCGGTGGCAGTTATTGCAGCCGGTAGCGTGAGCCTTTTTGCCTCTGTGCTATTTCTCGTGCTTGCTGCACCCGATGTGGCTATGACCGAAGCAGCCATTGGCAGCGGTCTTTCTACGATAATTTTCTTCTACGTCCTCAATAAAATCAAGAGAGAAAATGATACGCAATAGCCTTATTATCGTGCTACTGGCCGGCCTTGCTGCAATATTCTACGGACTATTCAGCAACTACCATGGAACAGAGAAGCCAAACCAGCTTGCCAGTTACTACACTGCAGAGGAGAACATCAACGCCGTAAATTCGGCGAACTTGGTTACGGCAGTGGTGGTAACCTACCGCGGATTCGACACGCTTGGAGAGGTAACCATACTCTTCATCACCGCCTCCATTGTGGGCTTCTTTATGAAAGGAAAGGTTAAGCCAAAGGAGCAACGAGCCGTTCGGGAAACAAGCGAAATTCTTGCCACAGCCACCAAGGTGCTGGTTCCAGTATTTATTATGTTCGGCATTTACATCATGATAAACGGACACCTCACTCCCGGTGGAGGTTTTCAGGGGGGCGCAGTAATTGCATCGTCGGTGGTTCTACTGCTACTCTCAAACCCCAATATGAAGATAAACCGGACGCTCTTCACCGTTCTCGAGAGCATATCGGGCGTTGGATTTGTAGTAGTTGGAATCATAGGAATTATCCTAGCAGGAGGATTTCTCGACAACCGAATTATGGAAATGGGGAAGTTGGGTTCGCTGCTCAGCGCAGGCGCCATACCAATTATCTACTCCTTCATTGGGCTCAAGGTAGGTTCTGAGCTATCCAACCTTTTGGGCGACTTTAACGAAGTACAAAACGAAATATAATCCTGCACGACCATGGAATACATCAGCCTCGCCACAGGTTTTCTACTAGTTCTCATTGGGATTTGGGGAATTTTGACCAGAAAAAATCTGATTAAGATAATTCTGGGGTTCACCATTTTCGACACTGGTCTCAACGTGATACTGGTTAGCATAGCTTACATTAAAGGTGGCACTGCTCCCATTATCGACAGCACGGTTAGCGCAGCAGATGCCTCCAGCCGCGTAGTAGACCCAGTTCCACAAGCGTTGGTTCTTACCGCCATTGTGATTGGGCTGGGGGTAACAGCACTCATGCTTACCTACGCCCTTAAGCTATACAGGAGCAAACAGACGCTGGACATTGACCAGTTCAAGGATTTGAAATGGTAGCATAACCTTTAAAAATAAGCAAGTGATGATTTCACCGATACATATAATCACCATTACGCTGGGAACTGCTTTTGCCCTTGGATTTCTCAAGAAGGCCAACAGCCACCTCTCAGCCATTGTTATGCTGCTGGGAGTGGCGCTTGCCTCTGCAATTTCGCTCCAGTGGCTATTCGCCATCCTGATGGGTGGAGCACCTGCCCAAATATTAACGGCAGGCTTTCGGCCACCCTACTCCATCAACCTGCTCATGGGCAGAGGTGAGGCCTTCTTTACCACGCTCATCAACATTGCGGGGCTGCTTGGCGGGCTATACCTCTACAACACCCTTCGAAAGCAAGGCATATACACCATGATTGTGTTTTTGGTATTTATCATGGGGCTCAACGTCATGATAATGACCCGCGATATTTTCAACCTCTTTGTTTTTATGGAGGTGGTAAGCATTGCAACTGCCGGGTTGGTAATTTTAGGGAAGGAAGATAAAGCAGCTCAGGCTGGTTTCAAATACCTTATCGCAACAGGAATTATCTCCAGCATGCTGCTGCTAGGGATAACCTTTGCTTACTACTTTGCCGGCACCCTCAACATCGATGTGCTGCTCCACTCCAACATTATGGCGGTAAGCGGAGGCGGCGTTGCCGTTTTCCTCATACTCATCTCCATTATTCTTGAGATGAAACCTTTCCCGGCTAACGGTTGGGCACTCGACCTTTATGAAGGAGCAAAACCGGGTGTTGGGGCCATGTTCTCAGCAGCATCGGCCACGGCAGCATTCTTTGTTGCCACCAAAGTTCTGGATATGGGTGGCAGCATCTACTACCAGGCGGCCACAGTAATTGGACTGCTA
The Williamwhitmania sp. DNA segment above includes these coding regions:
- the mbhE gene encoding hydrogen gas-evolving membrane-bound hydrogenase subunit E, encoding MIRNSLIIVLLAGLAAIFYGLFSNYHGTEKPNQLASYYTAEENINAVNSANLVTAVVVTYRGFDTLGEVTILFITASIVGFFMKGKVKPKEQRAVRETSEILATATKVLVPVFIMFGIYIMINGHLTPGGGFQGGAVIASSVVLLLLSNPNMKINRTLFTVLESISGVGFVVVGIIGIILAGGFLDNRIMEMGKLGSLLSAGAIPIIYSFIGLKVGSELSNLLGDFNEVQNEI
- a CDS encoding response regulator, with the translated sequence MLTAVIIDDEQNAISVLSQLLKDFTNTPVKVLGSAHNLDEGIKLINSTKPELVFLDIDMPNKSGLEIYDYFKEPQFRVIFVTAHSQYAIEALKNSATDYLLKPINFLELREALQKVAHEIEDEQQQRELEDRINVLTTAEMPGVNVVLDVENGFIMESTKNIEYCYADQSYAVIVTNLGKKITVTKTLKSMQEVLPAMHFYRTHKSYLVNIFYIRKFVKANESYVLLKSGMKVPVSVRNSTIITNDIKKMLAH
- a CDS encoding Crp/Fnr family transcriptional regulator, with translation MSNTNVANCIFCQSKSECFKKLGHDELGLVDQSKVEISFKKKEIIAKQGVFASHVMYIKQGLVKLYLEGDSGHNDVIINFFPPGEIIGLSSVYGKSTFDFSVAAVEDSTLCLIEINVVRNLIQTNGEFASQLIRRINETTLFAYRLLYDMTNRQMNGRIASALLHLAKDVFKSKRFKMTLSRKDLAEFTGMSTMSAIRVLNDLKSDGVISDTEGVIEILNLDALEMISRTG
- a CDS encoding hydrogenase subunit MbhD domain-containing protein, with the protein product MIYLILTLILSLVMLVGAVMAIHHPKLSVAVIAAGSVSLFASVLFLVLAAPDVAMTEAAIGSGLSTIIFFYVLNKIKRENDTQ
- a CDS encoding Na+/H+ antiporter subunit E translates to MKQLKNGVVLFAILLIIWGLLNNTFDPIVWITGAALALVIAAFSAPQLKVFSDIRLTPAAFLYTIIYLVVFAKDLLLSNLDVARRVISPKMPINPGIVEAKTTLKSPMARMILANSITLTPGTFTVEMREEMLYIHCLDVTTTNTEEATIALVRKFEKYLEVIYG
- a CDS encoding monovalent cation/H+ antiporter complex subunit F; the protein is MVNVILTVALFIAILSILLSLIRFIKGPTSADRLVAFDVMTVTSVAIIGLITYLTGRIIYLDVAIVYGLLSFLGVLIVARYFEKGL
- the mnhG gene encoding monovalent cation/H(+) antiporter subunit G gives rise to the protein MNYMELIGALLVLAGSIFLLLASVGLLRMPDFYTRIQTSTKASTLGTILIFMGIGFLMPGWIGKVVTLILFVLITNPISSHVLARAAHHIGIPLTPVSVADDLKRDNDQLEQTDNANK
- a CDS encoding patatin-like phospholipase family protein, coding for MSKIGLVLGGGGARGFALLGVVKALYEKNIFPDMISGVSAGALAGVFLADGKTPDAIHELFKHTKFFSFPSIHLPMTGLMSIDHITKTLDENITVKDLKDLRIPFFAAASNLNAGRIEYFNQGPLSTIITASASIPVVFAPVKINGNLYADGGVFDNLPVAPLLGKCDKIIAVHVTPFQHLDKIGNLVQIATRTFHLMVNASTEHTVEKCDVLIEPRELTNFEIWDVSKADEMFAVGYEYTKQMKILL
- a CDS encoding histidine kinase; translation: MINRLLFLLLVLLIAITHTSMAQQKPTAHFTEEDGLAGNVVHDIKADRFGNLWIATEKGLSCYNGNSFRNFYKTDGLPSNAVWAVEFDNQNNLFVGCYRSGLAAIRNDSVVKILHTNGPYPNSFRSLHYSSCFKTLLVGTDYGLFNLQDTTLIPVEFPKDSEKKAATTSIAEGGGHVFFTNLGWKLNGLYKLMVEGKNNRKFYAKRISANGHFASAVMNDSLYYNGGNLIYSCPLTNVNLTRVYAPVDSQFLIWTMMPYRNKELWLGGWGEGRFRGSFGKLVFGDSYSEKPISINAQSVWKIYEEPKSKTVWIASDNGLYCAYQSPFTEYSCSKNGNILDMAIVGDSTMVLTEKGVFLFKEGQLVKVIDGTVMLNRVLRTYNKILDKTDERFGNLFSSHRTIELSNFLENDGQLYVQTTKGIISIPDLKQYIAIGLGAVKLIKGHAAYSGVLYQPLCYHPSLSLSRVLDYDTLRAPNGLLNEIFKIVESKGVFYCASRFNGVYAIRHERIYSLNDSNSSLDNNLTDIAKDDGGNIWCCSANGNLLELGLSDSLFVRKILTPQNAGITGTYCNWLIFTGKELLLSTNLGLNIFRLDSLKGKQPQVDHFYNSYNGYDAISAVGPIRDRFGNVYVHTTDRIIKISPDRELKQQLNILVQGVFINGKAAQLAEIEDQSLPFSTHSIELEFCVIKYPSAKNMSYSYRVNDGGWVVGSKVNMESPRSGSYTVTLQAFDKENRTVYLKTISFKVRLPFWLELWFLVPLALLIILFIFLIVKIRIIRLNQQHEERSALITSNSELQLRSLQLQMNPHFIFNSLQSIQGYVLDRNVEEGLTFIGNLSSVIRANLANAAEEYIPLSAEIEFLKKYVEIEKIRFQNTFQVTFSNKLDDWNVMLPPMLIQPLVENAIKHGVRNHAGRGLIKVEISKNDNQLVIAVEDNGVGREYTKNLKKSDGNGKGLDIIVQRLNLLNARTRTNAHKLEFVDLSHNGLPAGTRAIIQLIYQLQEG
- a CDS encoding cation:proton antiporter subunit C — encoded protein: MEYISLATGFLLVLIGIWGILTRKNLIKIILGFTIFDTGLNVILVSIAYIKGGTAPIIDSTVSAADASSRVVDPVPQALVLTAIVIGLGVTALMLTYALKLYRSKQTLDIDQFKDLKW